One segment of Solanum stenotomum isolate F172 chromosome 1, ASM1918654v1, whole genome shotgun sequence DNA contains the following:
- the LOC125864431 gene encoding homeobox-leucine zipper protein ATHB-13-like translates to MTSCNNEMDFFPTNFMLHTPHEDSHQDFHGVTSFLGKKSMSFSNKCDDQNHGDQEDVLSDDGTHYETTLGEKKIRRLNMEQVKTLEKNFELGNKLEAERKIQLARALGLQPRQVAIWFQNRRARWKTKQLEKDYDVLKREFDAIKAQNEALLAHNHKLHVEIMTLKNGKGPTESINLNKETDQGSICSTRSENSSEIIKLQCNNMKLMDQTVKEETLSNIFSGIDDNSAGFWPWLDQQPHFN, encoded by the exons ATGACTTCTTGCAATAATGAAATGGATTTTTTCCCTACCAATTTCATGCTACATACTCCTCATGAAGATAGCCATCAAGACTTCCATG GTGTTACTTCATTTCTTGGGAAAAAATCCATGTCATTTTCCAATAAATGTGATGATCAAAATCATGGAGATCAAGAAGATGTTTTGTCTGATGATGGGACACATTATGAGACTACATTAGGGGAAAAGAAGATTAGAAGGCTTAACATGGAACAAGTGAAGACACTTGAGAAGAATTTTGAGTTAGGGAACAAACTTGAGGCTGAGAGGAAAATACAACTAGCAAGAGCTCTAGGCCTACAACCAAGGCAAGTTGCCATTTGGTTCCAAAATAGGAGGGCAAGATGGAAAACAAAGCAATTGGAGAAGGATTATGATGTTCTCAAGAGGGAGTTTGATGCTATCAAGGCACAAAATGAGGCTCTCCTAGCTCATAACCACAAGCTTCATGTAGAG ATTATGACACTGAAAAATGGAAAGGGGCCAACAGAATCAATCAATTTGAACAAGGAGACAGATCAAGGTTCAATTTGTAGTACTAGAAGTGAAAATAGCTCTGAAATTATCAAGCTGCAATGcaataatatgaaattaatggaCCAAACTGTCAAAGAAGAAACTTTATCCAACATCTTCTCTGGAATTGATGACAATTCTGCTGGATTCTGGCCATGGCTTGATCAACAACCAcatttcaattaa